One segment of Drosophila ananassae strain 14024-0371.13 chromosome 3R, ASM1763931v2, whole genome shotgun sequence DNA contains the following:
- the LOC6497613 gene encoding restin homolog isoform X10, which translates to MSRESDDLSSINSAYTDLYQETVRRFTRSSLSPTSDWDRFSPARRSLKSEAGSRTSYDYYLEATGRRRSSDHNSAVLTANTDQFIIGQRVWVGGIRSGKIAYIGETHFAPGDWAGIVLDEPNGKNDGCVSGKRYFQCEPKCGIFSRLTRLTTYPMSGAQTPTSPLAKNSPDRSRTVSPTASIRSSMLRSPGIGKNGLTVGDRVIVSSGFGSRPGLLRYLGETQFAPGNWCGVELDEASGKNDGAVDGIRYFDCKPKYGVFVPIAKVSLSPSSKKTRLSRTGSRESLTSIGTMNSIATTNTSRMRMNAQQRKSSTPVKPILTTPKSQYSMQDLLREKQQHVEQLMVERDLDREDAQNQALQLQKNINELKARIVELETELGDERKKSEELQFSVDEAQFCGDELNAQSQVYKEKIHDLESKITNLVSATPSLQSVPPPASPPDDSALKEEIAQLQEKLAAQQKEVESRIAEQLEEERRLQENVKYLQEQNATLQTELVSKDEALEKFSLSQSGIENLRRELALLKEENEKQALESQAEFSLKLAAKSEELDKVSTELLRLKVASDSLESERANKTDECEILQTEVRMRDEQIRELSEKLDEITTQLNVQKADSSALDEMLKLQQVGGAEKDTILEQSQKELAKLKEELAKNQQEREQLEKQVTEAQQSAAQEKLVREQVESEISKVKLEKEATEQQLTAKQTELEACQKEQAETNTRLLKTQEENTQKDLHLTDSSAALKKLQQELEEKVQEADNLLASQEQLKKSQEETVKEKDSQLQNLQSKVSETENALKTSQTQLEQLQQQAAASGEEGAKTLAKLQEEISQLKSEAEKVQAQLKSTQSDVESKAKLLETANGSLDEEAKKAAKMQEEISRLVKEVEETQSKLCSSQTDVESKTKQLEAANGALEKVNKDYAESRAEASHLEDQLKDITEKLHAELLAERSSSTDLHSKLSKFSEELATGQKELTSKADAWSQEMLQKEKELQDLRQQLQDSQDAHTKLKAEGERKEASLSETIKTLEDQVSKAQMENTQLSSGTQETIKDLQERLEITNAEIQHKEKMAAEDAQKISDLKTLVEAIQVANANISQTNAELSTVLEVLQAEKSETNHIFELFEMEADMNAERLIEKLTAMKEELKDTHIQVDEGNKKQLELEQKLEQVQQSREGVEKDALDAKDQLTELQKSSTELKQCLESKEKLVLDIEGKLKDANSQLEAKTNLSQEVQDKLEGALVREKTLEEKLQKLNEQLKESAKTDKELNEQVLKDKEAVQKLEETLKDQSKQWEEQRALFEEKENHLQTEVSKLSEELEKIKDSSEKAVEALTQAQEFVKEREAELQKVKTQLETQEQLNKNLEETLLKAQESEGTLQGQSQAVLEQLNQLQQANAELQDAVSQREEVLKLVTQKLEDCNNQLEEQKASHNKLQDKLEKAQQRERDLVEETSKLEEQMSQLKEANEELQKSLQQNKTLLEKGNEFDSQLAEYQKVIDEMDETASMKSKLLEQLQKRVVELEAALHLANEAQKTASFEMTELRRRLESLDQEKSMEILSLKAQVNGAGLKTSGGGDVEGSDNDSSLAKINFLNSIIADMQQKNDALKAKVQTLETLPMDFTKPHAFDVLTKRKPAPRLFCDICDEFDKHETEDCPIQAGEDRDDSPPPSAEANNNEKKDRKLPAPRKYCESCEVFGHDASECADEETY; encoded by the exons ATGAGTCGTGAAAGCGATGACTTGAGTTCGATCAATTCGGCTTACACAG ATCTCTATCAAGAGACCGTCAGACGCTTCACGCGCTCCTCGCTCTCACCCACATCCGATTGGGACCGCTTCTCGCCCGCTCGCCGCTCGCTCAAGTCGGAGGCTGGAAGTCGCACATCTT ATGATTATTATCTAGAGGCCACTGGGCGACGTCGCAGCTCAG ACCACAACAGCGCCGTGCTGACAGCCAACACAGACCAGTTCATCATCGGCCAGCGGGTCTGGGTGGGAGGCATCCGGTCCGGCAAGATCGCCTACATCGGCGAGACACACTTTGCCCCAGGAGACTGGGCGGGCATAGTCCTAGATGAGCCCAATG GCAAGAATGATGGCTGTGTGTCTGGCAAACGATACTTCCAGTGCGAGCCGAAATGCGGCATTTTCTCTCGCCTCACACGACTCACCACATACCCGATGTCCGGGGCCCAGACCCCGACCTCGCCCTTGGCCAAGAACTCGCCGGACAGATCGCGCACAGTGTCTCCAACTGCCAGCATTCGCAGCTCGATGCTCCGCAGTCCCGGGATAGGCA AAAACGGGTTAACCGTGGGGGACCGTGTGATTGTCTCCTCTGGTTTCGGAAGCCGTCCTGGCCTGCTGCGCTACTTGGGCGAGACCCAGTTCGCTCCTGGCAACTGGTGCGGCGTGGAACTGGACGAGGCTAGTGGCAAGAACGATGGAGCTGTTGATGGTATAAG atattttgaTTGCAAGCCCAAGTACGGTGTGTTCGTCCCGATTGCGAAGGTCTCCCTATCGCCGTCCTCGAAAAAGACGCGACTTTCAAGGACTGGATCGAGGGAGTCTCTGACCTCTATCGGGACCATGAACAGCATCGCTACCACGAATACGTCGCGTATGCGCATGAATGCCCAG CAGCGCAAGTCGAGCACGCCCGTTAAGCCAATTCTAACGACGCCGAAATCCCAATATTCCATGCAG GATCTGCTGCGCGAGAAGCAACAACACGTGGAGCAGCTGATGGTGGAGCGGGACCTGGACCGAGAGGACGCCCAGAACCAGGCGCTGCAGCTGCAGAAGAACATCAACGAG CTGAAAGCAAGAATAGTCGAGCTGGAGACTGAGTTGGGGGATGAGCGCAAGAAGAGCGAAGAATTGCAGTTTTCCGTAGACGAAGCTCAGTTCTGTGGCGATGAATTGAAT GCTCAATCTCAGGTTTACAAGGAAAAGATCCACGATCTGGAATCCAAGATCACCAATTTGGTGTCGG CCACGCCCAGTTTGCAGAGTGTCCCGCCGCCTGCCTCGCCTCCGGATGACAGTGCCTTGAAAGAGGAGATCGCCCAGTTGCAAGAGAAACTCGCTGCCCAGCAGAAGGAGGTGGAGTCCCGCATTGCGGAGCAACTGGAGGAGGAGCGACGTCTTCAGGAGAATGTCAAGTACCTGCAGGAGCAGAACGCCACGCTCCAGACTGAGCTGGTTAGCAAGGACGAGGCCCTGGAGAAGTTCTCGCTCTCGCAGAGCGGCATCGAGAATCTGCGCAGGGAACTGGCTCTGCTGAAGGAGGAGAACGAGAAGCAGGCGCTGGAGTCGCAGGCGGAATTCTCCCTCAAGTTGGCCGCCAAATCCGAGGAGCTGGACAAAGTCAGCACCGAACTGCTCAGGCTCAAGGTGGCCTCAGATTCGCTGGAAAGCGAGAGGGCCAACAAAACGGATGAGTGCGAGATTCTGCAGACGGAAGTCCGCATGCGGGATGAGCAGATCAGGGAACTGAGCGAGAAACTGGACGAGATCACCACCCAACTGAATGTCCAAAAGGCTGATAGCTCTGCCCTGGATGAAATGCTGAAACTCCAGCAAGTTGGAGGAGCGGAGAAGGATACTATTCTGGAACAAAGCCAAAAGGAGCTCGCCAAACTCAAGGAGGAGCTGGCCAAAAATCAGCAAGAGCGAGAGCAACTGGAGAAGCAAGTAACTGAAGCACAGCAATCAGCGGCCCAAGAGAAGCTAGTCAGGGAACAGGTGGAATCCGAAATTAGTAAAGTTAAGTTAGAAAAGGAGGCCACTGAGCAGCAGTTGACCGCCAAGCAAACCGAACTAGAAGCTTGCCAAAAGGAGCAGGCTGAAACGAACACGCGACTCCTTAAAACCCAGGAAGAAAATACTCAAAAGGATCTTCACCTGACAGATTCAAGCGCTGCTCTGAAAAAACTCCAACAAGAGCTAGAGGAAAAAGTTCAAGAGGCAGACAATCTTCTGGCTAGCCAGGAGCAGCTGAAGAAGAGTCAGGAGGAAACTGTCAAGGAGAAAGACTCACAGCTTCAGAATCTCCAGTCGAAAGTCTCCGAGACCGAAAATGCTTTGAAAACAAGCCAAACTCAACTggagcaactgcaacagcaggcAGCTGCTTCCGGGGAAGAAGGGGCCAAAACCCTGGCCAAGCTGCAGGAGGAGATTAGCCAGCTCAAGTCGGAAGCTGAAAAAGTCCAAGCTCAGTTGAAGTCCACCCAGTCTGATGTGGAATCGAAagccaagctgctggagacgGCCAATGGATCACTCGACGAAGAAGCTAAAAAGGCGGCCAAGATGCAAGAAGAGATCAGCAGGTTAGTGAAGGAAGTGGAAGAGACTCAGTCGAAGCTCTGTTCAAGTCAGACCGATGTGGAGTCGAAGACCAAGCAGCTTGAGGCTGCCAATGGAGCTCTGGAGAAGGTCAACAAG GACTATGCCGAGTCCCGAGCAGAGGCTTCCCACTTGGAAGATCAACTCAAAGATATTACTGAGAAGCTGCACGCGGAACTCTTAGCGGAACGCTCTTCCAGCACCGACTTGCACTCAAAACTGTCAAAGTTCTCCGAGGAGCTGGCCACCGGCCAGAAGGAGCTCACCAGCAAGGCCGATGCGTGGAGCCAGGAGATGCTGCAAAAGGAGAAGGAGCTTCAGGACCTTCGTCAGCAGCTGCAAGACAGTCAGGATGCTCACACTAAGCTCAAGGCAGAGGGCGAGCGGAAGGAGGCTTCTTTGAGTGAAACCATCAAGACCCTCGAGGATCAGGTGTCCAAAGCACAGATGGAGAACACGCAGCTCAGCAGTGGCACTCAGGAAACCATCAAGGACCTTCAGGAGCGGCTGGAAATCACTAACGCTGAAATCCAGCACAAGGAGAAGATGGCCGCCGAAGATGCTCAGAAGATATCCGACCTTAAGACTCTAGTGGAGGCCATCCAGGTGGCCAACGCCAACATATCCCAAACCAATGCCGAACTATCCACCGTGCTGGAAGTGCTCCAGGCGGAGAAGAGCGAGACGAATCACATATTCGAGCTCTTCGAGATGGAGGCAGACATGAATGCCGAGCGCTTGATCGAGAAACTCACAGCCATGAAGGAAGAGCTGAAGGATACCCATATCCAGGTGGATGAGGGAAACAAAAagcagctggagctggagcagaAACTAGAGCAGGTGCAACAGAGTAGGGAGGGTGTGGAGAAAGATGCTCTGGACGCAAAAGATCAACTTACGGAACTCCAGAAATCATCCACAGAACTCAAGCAATGCCTCGAAAGCAAAGAGAAGCTGGTACTGGACATTGAAGGAAAACTAAAGGATGCCAACTCGCAACTGGAGGCCAAAACTAATCTCTCTCAGGAAGTACAGGATAAATTGGAGGGGGCTCTGGTGAGGGAGAAGACTCTGGAAGAGAAGTTGCAGAAACTAAACGAACAACTGAAGGAATCTGCTAAGACGGACAAGGAGCTTAATGAACAGGTGTTGAAGGATAAGGAAGCTGTCCAGAAACTGGAAGAGACCCTAAAGGATCAAAGCAAGCAGTGGGAAGAGCAACGCGCGTTATTTGAAGAAAAAGAGAATCACCTTCAGACTGAGGTTTCGAAGTTATCTGAGGAGTTGGAGAAAATCAAAGACAGTAGTGAGAAGGCTGTAGAAGCCTTGACTCAGGCACAGGAGTTTGTGAAGGAGCGCGAAGCGGAACTCCAGAAGGTTAAAACGCAACTTGAAACGCAGGAGCAACTAAATAAAAACCTGGAGGAAACGCTGCTAAAGGCGCAGGAAAGTGAGGGCACCTTGCAAGGCCAATCTCAAGCAGTGCTGGAGCAGCTCAATCAGTTGCAGCAAGCCAATGCCGAGCTGCAGGATGCGGTTTCCCAACGAGAAGAGGTTCTAAAGTTAGTGACACAGAAACTTGAAGATTGCAATAACCAACTGGAGGAGCAAAAGGCCAGCCACAACAAACTGCAGGACAAATTGGAAAAGGCACAGCAAAGGGAGAGGGACCTTGTGGAGGAAACATCGAAGCTAGAAGAGCAAATGAGTCAGTTGAAGGAAGCTAACGAGGAGCTTCAGAAGTCCCTGCAGCAGAACAAAACTCTGTTGGAGAAGGGCAACGAGTTCGATTCCCAGTTGGCAGAGTATCAGAAAGTCatagatgaaatggatgaAACGGCCTCCATGAagtccaagctgctggaaCAGCTTCAAAAGCGGGTCGTTGAGCTGGAGGCTGCCCTTCACTTGGCCAACGAAGCACAAAAGACAGCTAGCTTTGAGATGACAGAACTGAGGCGTCGGTTGGAGTCACTCGATCAGGAGAAGTCCATGGAGATTCTCTCACTCAAGGCGCAGGTCAATGGAGCGGGCTTAAAGACAAGCGGTGGCGGCGACGTGGAG GGTTCCGATAATGACAGTAGCCTGGCCAAGATCAACTTCCTCAACTCGATCATTGCGGACATGCAGCAAAAGAACGATGCACTCAAAGCCAAGGTCCAGACCCTAGAAACTTTGCCAATGGACTTTACCAA ACCCCATGCCTTCGATGTGTTGACCAAGCGAAAGCCTGCGCCTCGACTATTCTGCGACATCTGTGATGAGTTCGACAAACACGAGACGGAGGACTGTCCGATCCAGGCCGGCGAAGATCGTGATGACTCTCCGCCCCCCTCTGCCGAAGCCAACAACAACGAAAAGAAGGACCGCAAGCTTCCTGCTCCCAGGAAGTACTGCGAATCCTGCGAAG TCTTTGGCCACGATGCAAGCGAATGTGCCGACGAAGAGACCTATTAG
- the LOC6497613 gene encoding restin homolog isoform X4 encodes MSEETGDLGGAMPPPTLPAGTEPEATPSASNLPVPTRSNIPTPASSVTGIPVASKLKAPSSFGSTGSVSKIGRPCCNHTTPKAGPPPRDTASMSRESDDLSSINSAYTDDYYLEATGRRRSSDHNSAVLTANTDQFIIGQRVWVGGIRSGKIAYIGETHFAPGDWAGIVLDEPNGKNDGCVSGKRYFQCEPKCGIFSRLTRLTTYPMSGAQTPTSPLAKNSPDRSRTVSPTASIRSSMLRSPGIGKNGLTVGDRVIVSSGFGSRPGLLRYLGETQFAPGNWCGVELDEASGKNDGAVDGIRYFDCKPKYGVFVPIAKVSLSPSSKKTRLSRTGSRESLTSIGTMNSIATTNTSRMRMNAQQRKSSTPVKPILTTPKSQYSMQDLLREKQQHVEQLMVERDLDREDAQNQALQLQKNINELKARIVELETELGDERKKSEELQFSVDEAQFCGDELNAQSQVYKEKIHDLESKITNLVSATPSLQSVPPPASPPDDSALKEEIAQLQEKLAAQQKEVESRIAEQLEEERRLQENVKYLQEQNATLQTELVSKDEALEKFSLSQSGIENLRRELALLKEENEKQALESQAEFSLKLAAKSEELDKVSTELLRLKVASDSLESERANKTDECEILQTEVRMRDEQIRELSEKLDEITTQLNVQKADSSALDEMLKLQQVGGAEKDTILEQSQKELAKLKEELAKNQQEREQLEKQVTEAQQSAAQEKLVREQVESEISKVKLEKEATEQQLTAKQTELEACQKEQAETNTRLLKTQEENTQKDLHLTDSSAALKKLQQELEEKVQEADNLLASQEQLKKSQEETVKEKDSQLQNLQSKVSETENALKTSQTQLEQLQQQAAASGEEGAKTLAKLQEEISQLKSEAEKVQAQLKSTQSDVESKAKLLETANGSLDEEAKKAAKMQEEISRLVKEVEETQSKLCSSQTDVESKTKQLEAANGALEKVNKDYAESRAEASHLEDQLKDITEKLHAELLAERSSSTDLHSKLSKFSEELATGQKELTSKADAWSQEMLQKEKELQDLRQQLQDSQDAHTKLKAEGERKEASLSETIKTLEDQVSKAQMENTQLSSGTQETIKDLQERLEITNAEIQHKEKMAAEDAQKISDLKTLVEAIQVANANISQTNAELSTVLEVLQAEKSETNHIFELFEMEADMNAERLIEKLTAMKEELKDTHIQVDEGNKKQLELEQKLEQVQQSREGVEKDALDAKDQLTELQKSSTELKQCLESKEKLVLDIEGKLKDANSQLEAKTNLSQEVQDKLEGALVREKTLEEKLQKLNEQLKESAKTDKELNEQVLKDKEAVQKLEETLKDQSKQWEEQRALFEEKENHLQTEVSKLSEELEKIKDSSEKAVEALTQAQEFVKEREAELQKVKTQLETQEQLNKNLEETLLKAQESEGTLQGQSQAVLEQLNQLQQANAELQDAVSQREEVLKLVTQKLEDCNNQLEEQKASHNKLQDKLEKAQQRERDLVEETSKLEEQMSQLKEANEELQKSLQQNKTLLEKGNEFDSQLAEYQKVIDEMDETASMKSKLLEQLQKRVVELEAALHLANEAQKTASFEMTELRRRLESLDQEKSMEILSLKAQVNGAGLKTSGGGDVEGSDNDSSLAKINFLNSIIADMQQKNDALKAKVQTLETLPMDFTKPHAFDVLTKRKPAPRLFCDICDEFDKHETEDCPIQAGEDRDDSPPPSAEANNNEKKDRKLPAPRKYCESCEVFGHDASECADEETY; translated from the exons aCACAGCCAGCATGAGTCGTGAAAGCGATGACTTGAGTTCGATCAATTCGGCTTACACAG ATGATTATTATCTAGAGGCCACTGGGCGACGTCGCAGCTCAG ACCACAACAGCGCCGTGCTGACAGCCAACACAGACCAGTTCATCATCGGCCAGCGGGTCTGGGTGGGAGGCATCCGGTCCGGCAAGATCGCCTACATCGGCGAGACACACTTTGCCCCAGGAGACTGGGCGGGCATAGTCCTAGATGAGCCCAATG GCAAGAATGATGGCTGTGTGTCTGGCAAACGATACTTCCAGTGCGAGCCGAAATGCGGCATTTTCTCTCGCCTCACACGACTCACCACATACCCGATGTCCGGGGCCCAGACCCCGACCTCGCCCTTGGCCAAGAACTCGCCGGACAGATCGCGCACAGTGTCTCCAACTGCCAGCATTCGCAGCTCGATGCTCCGCAGTCCCGGGATAGGCA AAAACGGGTTAACCGTGGGGGACCGTGTGATTGTCTCCTCTGGTTTCGGAAGCCGTCCTGGCCTGCTGCGCTACTTGGGCGAGACCCAGTTCGCTCCTGGCAACTGGTGCGGCGTGGAACTGGACGAGGCTAGTGGCAAGAACGATGGAGCTGTTGATGGTATAAG atattttgaTTGCAAGCCCAAGTACGGTGTGTTCGTCCCGATTGCGAAGGTCTCCCTATCGCCGTCCTCGAAAAAGACGCGACTTTCAAGGACTGGATCGAGGGAGTCTCTGACCTCTATCGGGACCATGAACAGCATCGCTACCACGAATACGTCGCGTATGCGCATGAATGCCCAG CAGCGCAAGTCGAGCACGCCCGTTAAGCCAATTCTAACGACGCCGAAATCCCAATATTCCATGCAG GATCTGCTGCGCGAGAAGCAACAACACGTGGAGCAGCTGATGGTGGAGCGGGACCTGGACCGAGAGGACGCCCAGAACCAGGCGCTGCAGCTGCAGAAGAACATCAACGAG CTGAAAGCAAGAATAGTCGAGCTGGAGACTGAGTTGGGGGATGAGCGCAAGAAGAGCGAAGAATTGCAGTTTTCCGTAGACGAAGCTCAGTTCTGTGGCGATGAATTGAAT GCTCAATCTCAGGTTTACAAGGAAAAGATCCACGATCTGGAATCCAAGATCACCAATTTGGTGTCGG CCACGCCCAGTTTGCAGAGTGTCCCGCCGCCTGCCTCGCCTCCGGATGACAGTGCCTTGAAAGAGGAGATCGCCCAGTTGCAAGAGAAACTCGCTGCCCAGCAGAAGGAGGTGGAGTCCCGCATTGCGGAGCAACTGGAGGAGGAGCGACGTCTTCAGGAGAATGTCAAGTACCTGCAGGAGCAGAACGCCACGCTCCAGACTGAGCTGGTTAGCAAGGACGAGGCCCTGGAGAAGTTCTCGCTCTCGCAGAGCGGCATCGAGAATCTGCGCAGGGAACTGGCTCTGCTGAAGGAGGAGAACGAGAAGCAGGCGCTGGAGTCGCAGGCGGAATTCTCCCTCAAGTTGGCCGCCAAATCCGAGGAGCTGGACAAAGTCAGCACCGAACTGCTCAGGCTCAAGGTGGCCTCAGATTCGCTGGAAAGCGAGAGGGCCAACAAAACGGATGAGTGCGAGATTCTGCAGACGGAAGTCCGCATGCGGGATGAGCAGATCAGGGAACTGAGCGAGAAACTGGACGAGATCACCACCCAACTGAATGTCCAAAAGGCTGATAGCTCTGCCCTGGATGAAATGCTGAAACTCCAGCAAGTTGGAGGAGCGGAGAAGGATACTATTCTGGAACAAAGCCAAAAGGAGCTCGCCAAACTCAAGGAGGAGCTGGCCAAAAATCAGCAAGAGCGAGAGCAACTGGAGAAGCAAGTAACTGAAGCACAGCAATCAGCGGCCCAAGAGAAGCTAGTCAGGGAACAGGTGGAATCCGAAATTAGTAAAGTTAAGTTAGAAAAGGAGGCCACTGAGCAGCAGTTGACCGCCAAGCAAACCGAACTAGAAGCTTGCCAAAAGGAGCAGGCTGAAACGAACACGCGACTCCTTAAAACCCAGGAAGAAAATACTCAAAAGGATCTTCACCTGACAGATTCAAGCGCTGCTCTGAAAAAACTCCAACAAGAGCTAGAGGAAAAAGTTCAAGAGGCAGACAATCTTCTGGCTAGCCAGGAGCAGCTGAAGAAGAGTCAGGAGGAAACTGTCAAGGAGAAAGACTCACAGCTTCAGAATCTCCAGTCGAAAGTCTCCGAGACCGAAAATGCTTTGAAAACAAGCCAAACTCAACTggagcaactgcaacagcaggcAGCTGCTTCCGGGGAAGAAGGGGCCAAAACCCTGGCCAAGCTGCAGGAGGAGATTAGCCAGCTCAAGTCGGAAGCTGAAAAAGTCCAAGCTCAGTTGAAGTCCACCCAGTCTGATGTGGAATCGAAagccaagctgctggagacgGCCAATGGATCACTCGACGAAGAAGCTAAAAAGGCGGCCAAGATGCAAGAAGAGATCAGCAGGTTAGTGAAGGAAGTGGAAGAGACTCAGTCGAAGCTCTGTTCAAGTCAGACCGATGTGGAGTCGAAGACCAAGCAGCTTGAGGCTGCCAATGGAGCTCTGGAGAAGGTCAACAAG GACTATGCCGAGTCCCGAGCAGAGGCTTCCCACTTGGAAGATCAACTCAAAGATATTACTGAGAAGCTGCACGCGGAACTCTTAGCGGAACGCTCTTCCAGCACCGACTTGCACTCAAAACTGTCAAAGTTCTCCGAGGAGCTGGCCACCGGCCAGAAGGAGCTCACCAGCAAGGCCGATGCGTGGAGCCAGGAGATGCTGCAAAAGGAGAAGGAGCTTCAGGACCTTCGTCAGCAGCTGCAAGACAGTCAGGATGCTCACACTAAGCTCAAGGCAGAGGGCGAGCGGAAGGAGGCTTCTTTGAGTGAAACCATCAAGACCCTCGAGGATCAGGTGTCCAAAGCACAGATGGAGAACACGCAGCTCAGCAGTGGCACTCAGGAAACCATCAAGGACCTTCAGGAGCGGCTGGAAATCACTAACGCTGAAATCCAGCACAAGGAGAAGATGGCCGCCGAAGATGCTCAGAAGATATCCGACCTTAAGACTCTAGTGGAGGCCATCCAGGTGGCCAACGCCAACATATCCCAAACCAATGCCGAACTATCCACCGTGCTGGAAGTGCTCCAGGCGGAGAAGAGCGAGACGAATCACATATTCGAGCTCTTCGAGATGGAGGCAGACATGAATGCCGAGCGCTTGATCGAGAAACTCACAGCCATGAAGGAAGAGCTGAAGGATACCCATATCCAGGTGGATGAGGGAAACAAAAagcagctggagctggagcagaAACTAGAGCAGGTGCAACAGAGTAGGGAGGGTGTGGAGAAAGATGCTCTGGACGCAAAAGATCAACTTACGGAACTCCAGAAATCATCCACAGAACTCAAGCAATGCCTCGAAAGCAAAGAGAAGCTGGTACTGGACATTGAAGGAAAACTAAAGGATGCCAACTCGCAACTGGAGGCCAAAACTAATCTCTCTCAGGAAGTACAGGATAAATTGGAGGGGGCTCTGGTGAGGGAGAAGACTCTGGAAGAGAAGTTGCAGAAACTAAACGAACAACTGAAGGAATCTGCTAAGACGGACAAGGAGCTTAATGAACAGGTGTTGAAGGATAAGGAAGCTGTCCAGAAACTGGAAGAGACCCTAAAGGATCAAAGCAAGCAGTGGGAAGAGCAACGCGCGTTATTTGAAGAAAAAGAGAATCACCTTCAGACTGAGGTTTCGAAGTTATCTGAGGAGTTGGAGAAAATCAAAGACAGTAGTGAGAAGGCTGTAGAAGCCTTGACTCAGGCACAGGAGTTTGTGAAGGAGCGCGAAGCGGAACTCCAGAAGGTTAAAACGCAACTTGAAACGCAGGAGCAACTAAATAAAAACCTGGAGGAAACGCTGCTAAAGGCGCAGGAAAGTGAGGGCACCTTGCAAGGCCAATCTCAAGCAGTGCTGGAGCAGCTCAATCAGTTGCAGCAAGCCAATGCCGAGCTGCAGGATGCGGTTTCCCAACGAGAAGAGGTTCTAAAGTTAGTGACACAGAAACTTGAAGATTGCAATAACCAACTGGAGGAGCAAAAGGCCAGCCACAACAAACTGCAGGACAAATTGGAAAAGGCACAGCAAAGGGAGAGGGACCTTGTGGAGGAAACATCGAAGCTAGAAGAGCAAATGAGTCAGTTGAAGGAAGCTAACGAGGAGCTTCAGAAGTCCCTGCAGCAGAACAAAACTCTGTTGGAGAAGGGCAACGAGTTCGATTCCCAGTTGGCAGAGTATCAGAAAGTCatagatgaaatggatgaAACGGCCTCCATGAagtccaagctgctggaaCAGCTTCAAAAGCGGGTCGTTGAGCTGGAGGCTGCCCTTCACTTGGCCAACGAAGCACAAAAGACAGCTAGCTTTGAGATGACAGAACTGAGGCGTCGGTTGGAGTCACTCGATCAGGAGAAGTCCATGGAGATTCTCTCACTCAAGGCGCAGGTCAATGGAGCGGGCTTAAAGACAAGCGGTGGCGGCGACGTGGAG GGTTCCGATAATGACAGTAGCCTGGCCAAGATCAACTTCCTCAACTCGATCATTGCGGACATGCAGCAAAAGAACGATGCACTCAAAGCCAAGGTCCAGACCCTAGAAACTTTGCCAATGGACTTTACCAA ACCCCATGCCTTCGATGTGTTGACCAAGCGAAAGCCTGCGCCTCGACTATTCTGCGACATCTGTGATGAGTTCGACAAACACGAGACGGAGGACTGTCCGATCCAGGCCGGCGAAGATCGTGATGACTCTCCGCCCCCCTCTGCCGAAGCCAACAACAACGAAAAGAAGGACCGCAAGCTTCCTGCTCCCAGGAAGTACTGCGAATCCTGCGAAG TCTTTGGCCACGATGCAAGCGAATGTGCCGACGAAGAGACCTATTAG